CGGTGGTGATTTTGAAACGAAAACGAGATTAAAAGTATGGATAACTAAAAGTAACATAATATTATAATTTCgctgttgtttctttgtttactgACTGCAAATGTTAAtttcattgataaaatattattgtacACTACAGATGTACTTCACGGAATGAATTTCTAGCTATTGAGAATAAGTTTCAAGTTTTAAGAATTTTGTATAAGACACCGATACGGTAGTCCATACATAGTACACTAAGTGTGATAAGGTATTCGTTTAGGAAAATCAAGATGGCCAACGAAGTGGTTCACGCTCCTAACAAAACATGGGAATTAACTTTATACGAACTTCATCGGACACCCCAGGAACTTATCACGGACAGTACAGAAATGGCTGTTTCTCCAAGGAGTTTACATAATGAGCTAATGTGTCCTATTTGTTTGGACATGttgaaaacaacaatgacaaccaaGGAGTGTTTACATCGGTTTTGTCAAGAATGCATTATCACAGCATTACGTAGCGGCAACAAGGAATGCCCTACTTGTCGGAAAAAGCTTGTTTCTAAACGATCCCTTCGCCCAGATCCGAATTTTGATGCCTTGATCTCTAAAATATATCCAAGTCGTGATGAGTACGAAGCTCAACAACAGCGAGTGCTTGATAAATTAAATAGACATCACAATTCGACAGCGCTTACTAACAGTATCGAAGAGGGTCTTCGACGACAAGCAGAAAACCGGGTTCAGAGGGTTCGGAAACTTCCATTGGAAGGAGCTCCTGTTTACGATGCAGCTTTTCAAAATCAGCAAACCACTCCATTGACTTCCCAGTCGtctcaacagcagcagctgccGTCCAGCACCCCTGGTTCTCAACAACAACCATCTTTgtctaacaacaataatagtaccAGTAATAATAGTCACCACCAtcatgcacaacaacaacaacaacaacagcagcaacaacagcatcatcatcatcaacaacaacatcaacagtcaTCACAACAACAGagcacatcatcatcgtcatcatcatcatcattgtcgtcgtcaaaCAATTCCGATGTGCTGAATACCACTCCAAGTAAACGACTGAAGACTTCTTCGGAAGAGTCTAGTGCTGAGAATTCCGTCGGTGAAGGAAGTACCGAACAACAGCAATTGCAGGAGGCTACAGTCAGTGATATTGAACTTGTGTTCAAACCTCATCCTCAGGATGGAGATGTTGTAGTTGACCATTCCAACACCAGATACATCAAAACTACTGCTAACGCCACAGGTAACTTTGGTTTCAacaaaccacacatatatattttttgtttttgtattgaagATAATTGCAATCTATAacttgattttgttattttgttgattAGTAGAACTAGTTTGCACTCATTTGCAATCATAAAATTGCGGTTTTTGGATCTTAGTCACTGATTTGAAATCAcgtctttgttatttttaatttgcattaaAACCAGctggaaaaaaacatttaaagttGAGTTCAGAGTACTCGGCTTAATTTGTATCTTGCtgttatatagaaaatatatgtaagataAGGGGAAaaatcacacagacacatgcttCACAATCGAGTGAAAAATactggttcatatatatatattttcatttaatattcagAGTTATAAATGATTAAGCATTGAAGTCTTATATCtggttataaaatatatttttattgaatgatACACAATTGTACACTCAATGTTTATCAATTATATTTCGCTAAAtagtgaaaagaaaatttaaaaaaaaaaaaaaaatctgcaagtagatatttaaacaaaagtaaacaaggcAACGAGTTTACTTGACGGAAATTCAGCTTATAGCTGagtgttattttatatacatgaactGGTACGTATTTACTTCTGTCAACACTGATTTGGTCAAGGCTAAGAAAGTGGGCGTATTTGTTAACTTGGAACCGTTCtaacaaagtttaaaaaaacaacactttACAACTATCATCGATGATTTCGCCCATGTCTACACTTTATTCGCAGGAATATCACAGAGTACAGCTTACAGTTGGTTATTGTTGTCAAGTATCTCAGTTAAATAGTTTGAATTGAAATTTTAACTTTAAAAGTCCTTTGATCGAATTTAGATTATTCAGTTTTCTATGGTATGTAGGAACAATGACAGTTTATCGGGTTCCCCACATTAACTGAGTTTGGGCAGGCTTTGGGTTGTTGTTTGATCACTGTACCTGTTGTCTCACACATTGGATGATATTATTTAGTAGTTGcctttctctccattttcatAATTACACTGGAACCATTACTATATAAATTGACGGTTGGGATTCAACACTTTACATGAAGTTGTCGTCATGGTAACATCCAAGTTGGTCATTGTTGTGGTTGTCAAATTAACACAACATGAAAGTAAAGGAGGGGAAAGTGGAAAAAAAATTGGTTCTATTTGTGTCAATATTTTTCATTGGACAGACGCACGAGTTAGAAGGTTGCTTTGGACTTAAATTTTAGACCACAATACTGAACTGGGATAAGGGTATGATTTGAATGACGGTTAAATGGTTGATTAAAAAGACAACTTCCCTTAACTATTTGGTAGAAACATTGAATACCTTCATGGTAATCGGCTGTCATACTTTGGCTAGAATCCTCCCAGTCCTTGGAGATTTTGGAGAAGTAGCTTACATTTGTGTGAAAAAACAAATCTCACTTTATCTAGAAATCAATTTACTATTAGTGATTCCTTTTCATGGATATCCCTACATTTTGAGTTTTAAACAGTtcacaaatttagatattttgtaGAGCTTAGTCAGACTGTAGGTCCATCTCTAGGTCATTATcaacagagttattttgcaagtaattagtattccacagatatttgTAACCATAACTTAATTCTTAGGTAGAATCTCTTTAAATTACAAATACTTTACATCTGATGAGCTTCCAGAcagttttttctgtctttctcattaATTCTCAACTTGGGTCCATATGATTcctggggatccatataagattttgtggggtgGGTTTGTGcagacaaaatagtaaattgtggCCTCATAGAAGCAcattaagggtccatgaaaagtattttgctttagatgtatttattgcaagaaacagctaaatttctttttctaatgtcttacatagttcaaactacacaagttaatgtgtgatgaacaaaataggaattttgaaagaagtgtctatgaaactagtttttaaacattgaatggctattttatttcatcagaataatatagtaatcaaaggagtccatagataaaaaatgcttaagaaccactggtctatCCAATTTTACTCTTAAGTCTATGCTAGAGGAcatttgcttaaggtgccacatcggtgagctggcagaaacgttagcatgctgggcgaaatgcttagtggtatttcatttgccgttacgttctgagttcaaattccaccggggttgactttgcctttcatcctttcagggtcaataaattaagtaccagttacacactggggttgatgtaattgacttactctctttgtctgtccttgtttagccccttgtgggcaataaagaaataagaattaaactTACTTACTTGAGCTCCTCACCCCTTACGGCACACAGGCCAACAATGACATTCTCTCCACTGTTCCCAACCCTGGGATATCTTTTCTGCTTCTTTGCAGTTGGATTACTTCTGCATCATATGTTTCCCTGAGGGAAGGCCTTCCTCTCCtaagtcttgttggttttgaattgtcattgatgcttctgtaacttatctttattattctAGGCAGGGGTGTTGGCACAATGTAAACCCATTTTTACGtttgggaagaggaggaggaccaTATTTGTTTGGTCTctgtcctttgacctgtccagcatagGAGGCCCTATCAGGAGTTTGTGTTTCACTAGCATAGCTCTAAGGGTCATTGAGGCACATAAGCCATCACACCACAATAAAGTGGAAGATTAAACTTTGTTTCATAATTGTGAATTGGATTTCTTAACCACTGCTGCTTTaatattactgttgctgctgctgctgctgctgctgctacacacacacattaaaaacgttatttaaattaaaagtatatcGCATTGTGAACATTAATTTCAAACTATTGATAAAAGATAATTTAGTATTAACTGATGTTGAAGATTAATATCAGCTATCAGCTAATTTCTTGCTTATTCTACATTAATAGCCATTGTAATGAATTTACCTATCTGTTTGGTGTATATTCTTAGTCAACATAACCTGTCAtggttattttcatattcttttaatatttcttgctGGCTCTGAGTTGAGAAGTTTTTAAATCATTGTTTTGgttgtatttttgtgtttctttcctgGAGAAGTGATCTGTTAGTTCTGCTTAAAAAGTTGTAAAtgattcattaaaatttcaaccCAGTCTATCAGCTAAAGGGTTTaccattcatattcttttatctcttttgtgTTATCGGCAATGTCATTAACTCCTGCTAGTTCATACATGGTAATTAGGTACCATGTAAAGTTACTGCACATTGATGTAAGTAGTGAGAGTATTGTATAAGTAATAATTGTGTTCATTTTGTTACCTTGAAGTGGTTGGTTATTGCAGAAGAAATGAATAATGACATTTTTAATTATGATCCAAGAAATGCTGGAAACAATTTCACCTGGAGTTGAAGGAACAATCAGTCAAGCAGTACTAAAAATTTAAAGATTTGAGGTTGTATTTCAGCCTTACTGAGCTAAGTTCTTTGTTTGATACTGGGATGAAAAAATTAGTGATGTTTGTTTGTAATGGATAAAGGATAAAGACTCCCTTTGGTGatgaatgaccattggattgcatctagaaagttccccttttCAAACTAGTAGGATGTAATCTGATGGGAATTTGGttgtattttaatttctcttAGCATTTTCACATTTGGCTTTATGTTGGTTTTTCTTCGCATTCCAATCACTTGGAATTTTATTAGGGTTATTTCACTTTTTAGAGCTGAAGATACTTGGATGAttaccacgtgtgtgtgtgtttatatttgtgtgtgtgcacgtgcatatttgtgtgtgagtagagagaaagagagaggaagtagcttcaaaacaaactttattccaattatatttatatttgtaagtaaTCAAATGGAATTGAATGAATCAATATAGTGTCACTAAATAAGTTATTGACTCTGTGGATAATAGCTTTAACCTGTTTCCGTAGACCTGAAATACTAAAGAGGATTTTCTGTTTCAAGTTACTATCACCTCTGACCTAGTCTTACAGAAAGCTTGggtttgttatgtatttgtttatgcattatggaaatatatgagggggtgctgaaaagttcctggctttggaaggatcagttaattatgattttattcaacgtgttcctctctcagattcacacacttattgcagtggtccttcagtttttctaagccctataaaagaacttggaagtttgggcctccaactaggcctttcctGTTACCCTTAacgcttggaattttccagctaCCCCTTGTATACTCCAACTGTAATGTAATGGTGTTTCATTGATATAAGCCATCtttgaaaattaagtaaaactGTGAATAttgtttgctttgtattttatatattaaccatttgtgttatttaatttttcagtTGATCACCTATCCAAGTACCTAGCTATTAGACTATCTGTTGAAAATGGTAAGTACTTTCtgaatatttgttaaaattaacTGCTGTTGTTTGGTCTACAGTCAGCCCTAATCTAGCAGAGCAACGACCAAAAGGGTTTTAGCCTTAAACATcccattagttttatttatttttttcaaatgtctttTTACAACTATGTTATCCAATGTGCCCTCTCTTTTCTAAAACAGTAGGTGTGTATTAAGGGAGATTTCTCTGCTATTTCGAGCAAGTcaaagtgaccacatagaggatcTATTGTTGACTTATGTTAGAATTAGTTGAGTAAACTGGGAAGTTATTTTTATGTAGTGAATAATGTTCCAAAGAGAAATAGTTGTTCTTGTTTGGACatgtaatgcaaatatatatatatatatatatatatatattagttgaagAATTGACTAGAGGTAGACAAGTTAGTTCAAGCCTTTAAATATTAGGCCAGACATTAAATGACACAAAATAGAGTCATTGAAATATGTTCTGTCTTTTTCCTatgttaatatagaaatatatgtatatatgtattaaaatagaCAATGACAGTGATTGTGATGTTTAAGTGTTGGGCTATTGTCTACATCTTCATGAGATGAAATTTTGCTACAAGCATTCTATTATTTCTCTAGATGAGCCATATAACTCTGCTTGCTTAAATTTACCAAGCTGAAAATAGATGTCACTACAGCTTCATAAACAAGTTGCTAGTCATGGAAAGATTATTTGACTGTAAAAACTTGTGCACCCATGTAAAACTGGTAACAAGcataacaatttttatttcagtTAGTTTTCTATTCTggtatcatcatcttcaccaccaccacgatcattctttttttttatatattggggTAGTTTGGATGGGCCTTACTACAGctcacagtggaggcgcaatggcccagtggttagggcagcggactcgtggtcataggatcgcggtttcgattcccagactgggcgttgtgagtgtttattgagcgaaaacacataaagctccacgaggttccggcaggggatggtggcgaaacttgctgtactctttcaccacaactttctctcactcttacttcctgtttatgttgtgcctgtaattcaaagggtcagccttgtcacactgtgtcacgctgaatatacgttaagggtacatgtgtctgtggagtgctcagccacttgcacgttaatttcacgagcaggctgctccgttgatcggatcaactggaaccctcgatgtcgtaagcgacggagtgccaacaacaacaactacagctcAACATTTGCCAAGGTCTTCTATCATCTTGCATAGACAGACAGTAAGAGAAACTGGGACCTTTATTATAAAGTTATATTTTTGACATAGCTTTTATGGCTAGATACCTCGTCTTTTACCAGCCTTCTTACAGTGTGGATTGAGTGTGTTTTCTCATGCCAGTATTCTAGAACTAGACTATccttattcagagttactgttCTCCTAGATGTGTTGCGTTCAATGCAGTTTCAGAATCCAAatctttgttaatttattttccttttttttggtatggtttttacagcatAATGCATTTCCTATCATCAACTACTTTACCACGTGCATCATGCCACCGACAGTATAGAGGCTGTCTCTGATAAGACTAAAATGATCCTCCAACCTTACATTGCCTCTGTTTGTTCTTGGGCATTAGCCAATCTACCACAGCTCTTCTCTTGTATTTCGCTCCATCATTGCTACAGTCACCTCTGTCCTGCCCACCCAGTCCAAACCTCTGTATCACCTCACTTATGCCCACCACTCCCAATGTCTCCCAAGGGCATGTCTCGACACACTTTCGCCACCATTTTCCTCACTATTGCCCTCTTTATTTCACTCCCTCACTCACCTGTTCTTTTTATCTTACTCTCTATCTTGCTCTCCTTTCTCTTCCAACTGGGGTATCCGTGTATCTACTCTAGAGCAAGGTGCCTATCCTTAGCCCCCCACCCACTACTCCTCCCTCCCAGCCAAGGAGTTTTGTCATGATATTGGATATATCAATTTACATATCAAACACATTCCTGGaactggtatcatcatcatcatcatcgtttaacgtccgctttccatgctagcatgggttggacgatttgactgaggactggtgaaaccggatggcaacaccaggctccaatctaatttggcagagtttctacagctggatgcccttcctaacgccaaccactcagagagtgtagtgggtgcttttacgtgtcacctgcacgaaggccagtcaggcggtactggcaacggccacgctcaaaatggtgtattttatgtgccacccgcacaagagccagtcctggggcactggcaatgatctcgctcaaaaatcctacgaaggtcagtcaggcggtactggcaatggccacaatcaaaatggtgcatcttatgtgccacccgcacaagatccagtccaggggcactggcaacgatctcacttggtctcacttggcttgccaggtcttctcatgcacagcacatttccaaatgtctcggtcagtagtcatcacctcggtgaggcccaatgttcgaaggtcttgcctcaccacctcagcccaggtcttcctgggcctacctcttccatgggttcccgcaactgttagggtgtggcactttttcacgcagctatcctcatccattctcaccacaactgatgcttcttatgttcagcttttctctcaaaagAATGGTATGTAaacattaatgacttgtaggtatGTGGTATTTCGTtctgcaaccataatatactataaagtatattaaatgtttttataagtcagtaCCACGTTCTACTGCATTAGCAGtactttttacattattttgttaaggttagttctacagatattctataaaattaaagccagcactgattttttaCTACAACGTTTTGTATtgagatgtcagatgtaaacaaacaatgaaatcgaagacaaaaatgggtaatgagtgtatatgccatatttcgtgGGGTCTTGCCCCTTCATCAGTACCCATCTAACCCATTCTTGCCTCCAtacacattgcttatatagccaTCGGATGCAGTGGTGTTAAGTTATTgaatataccaatttacatattaaacacataccTGGAGCTGGTTTGTAAACATTAATGGCTTGTAAGTAtgtggtatttcattatgcaaccataatatactttatagtatattatggttgcataacaaaataccacgtacctacaagtcattaataacaTTATTGTTCATAAATTGTGAGGCAAAATATCTTCCAGCCTAGTCTTAGGTTATGCAAAGTCTtgagagtgaaatttggtagacggaaattgctTAGAAGACTGACAGTATGATACATCTACGTGTATGAgatggtaagaaaaaaaaatcagtgcatCAGACGAAATGCCTTGTTGTATTTCAAACCATATTGATTGTCTCATTTACATTTGATTGACTTAACATTTTGTCCTTTGAGATTGATGAAATTCGTATTGGATGAAATACTGGTATTGATATTACTGAAGGTAGTGTTCCactatggctgcaatccaatgactgaaaccagtaaaagaaatgaaaagaataggaaaatgtgttttgttatgtttataATGAATGGGTTATAAAATGTTAATGTAAGCATCGCTGAGATAGACACCAAGTAGCATCCAGAGCAATCTGGAACGTAACCTTCAACCTCAAGCACAAATATAACGTGGGTATGGAAGTAGAAAGATTATATCATGTACATTGaatatataactttttatataaatgcattccTTATATCTGttattgtttgtctgtctctctacttaaatattttatgatcACAAGAGAACAACATTTACCTCCAATACCATCATTTTATGCTCTTCTGTGTCATTTTTGTTAAAAGGTGCATAAATCTTCTGGAGGTTTAAAaagacatataaacatgcataaaaagCACAATGAAATAACATTCAGAACTGAGACACATTTGCAATATTTGTGGAAAGTTTTTTAAGAGAGTCTCTGGTCTCAAAAGCCATATCTGTTCTCATTTGAGGAGCTAACACTATATTTGTGCTTGAAGTGATCAAGCTATGTTTCAGAACAGActgctttcatgtgtgtgtgtgtgtgtacattcacatttattttctGTTCCTATGTTGCCTTGTTTAATCTGTGTGGTAAAtaaatcataatcatcaccatcatcttataCATTTAAGCACTGATTTAGATTTAATATTCTTATGCAGATGTGAAAAGTATCACTGAAATTCtatactaatatttttttcttttttgttatttattccagGTTCATTAAGTACACCCGCCGAAAATAACAAGTATATGATTTTTATTGCAACATCGCCAGGAAATTTTGCACACCTGAATGGTTCTATGACCCTGGATCAGGTGAATGATAAGTACTGGAAAGTCAACAAGCCACTAGAAATGTTTTACTCCTTGCAAAAGAAAAGTGGCCAAGATGCTAACTCCTGCACTTTGTCATCCACTTCTTCAGGTAGCTTATGTCAAGTATCATCACAGAAGAAGAGTGGGGGAGAGAAGTGAGAACTGATGTAGATTGCTGGATAAATCTACTTCCTAACTTGCTGGTTACTTGTCAATCTTTCTCATTTCGcccttctctctccatttcttcaaacatttttcaTTCAATAGACTATCCATTAGACTGTTCATTTTAACTATTCAATAGAATATTCATTTTGTCTCAAACATCATCATCTCACCTcctatttttttcaatttaaaaaatttttatttttctctcacctGATATTTTTAAATTACACCTAGCATCTACTAGTGGGCACCCCCTTTTCATTTCCTCTCTTCTAATTTTCCTTAATtgcaaatattttgctttcttcattcttttcaaggTACCTGGTCTCTCTCACTTAGTCATTTTTGAATCTAGCTATTAGTCTCATTTAAACATCGTAGTTTCTATTTCTCATTGGAAACtcattcacttctctctctctcttacattgaTTTCTGGTCATCTTTGTTCTCATTACTATATTTTGTGTACCTTGTTCTTGCTTCTCTTCTCTTTATCATACATAGAATAAAATGCCCTGAACTTTAACTTGTAGCATCTGGTCTAACTTATGGCAAAGCATTGGAGTGGTTTTACTTGATGCTTTTGATTGCCTCAAAAACTGCCTTCATACAACCTGGAATGTCATTGTAAGATCTTAATAGCCCTACTAactgtatattttaataattaataacgttcctttttttttttttttttttttttacaataccaCTCCCCTTCTCTGCTTGTCTTATATGCCATCATTCTTGTCAAATTGCTATACAACAAGATATTCTTTGATGAAAGACAAGgaacattgaaattttaaaaaaaagaaattgaaaccatatcgaacaatttttttttcttctctacatGTATCTATTCTATCCTTtacatttcattgtattttccatCTATTCTTAATACTGTTTCTCTACTTCCTGTCACCCCAGCCCTCCATTATCCTTAGGGCTAGTCAACCCAGCTGTGTATTTGGTGGTATTTGTATAATCAGTTTATTATTTAGAAATGATTCAGCAAACTTTCCCACACCTCTTAGCTGTCATTTTAGTTCTACATTTGGTTGGTTGTGAAAGTATGGACGTTTGGATTATCTCAGCAGCTAGCTGCAGTTCTTCATCTAACTGCTTCAGTGGCCAGAGTTGCTGAACAATTTGCTGCTGATACATCATCAACTACAACCAACCTATTGACTATGTTCCTTGATAATCTGAATAGTTTTCAActggaataaatatattaattgtgCTGGTGgtactttcttcttctttgtttacttctgtttgttgttgttagatTCAAACtctcataaataatttaatgtgagttctttttttttaactagaataaatggtgtttttacacacacacacacacacacatacattcagtcgtaatatatggattcataaaagctccttaatgtatcattcacAAATcacatagaatatatagtatgatacaaaataaacacacacacacacatatatacacatgcacacacacacacacatatatataatacaaagaatatatatgcatgtatacacacatatatgtacatacttacatctacatgtgtatatagatgcatatcagggtacaggacgttagaacaatgaactacagacaacggaacgaacacataggaaaacagatagccacttggaataaatccttcatcagctgcctctattctaactagacgtttcgaacacacacacacatacacacaagcatacactcacacaatatatatatatatatatatatatatatatatatatatatatatacatacatatgtatatcatcatcattttaatgttcacttttccactTTCGCATAGTTCTGGTGGAATGCATAGTGGTAGATTTTCTAGGGCCagatgccattcctgtcaccaaccctcacctgcaaggtaatatttccccatggttagacatgttttcatagaatattggaaatgaaggacaccgctCATATGACAGTACTGCTTGTAATATAgttatcatacaatgtcaaggcaaggagacagtaacacacagtcatgctcacacacgtgtgtgtgtgtgtgtgtgttaaacatctgcaatcatacatacatatgtctaataGAATAAAAACATAGACAGGGAAACAACTGGTGACTAGTTagattatgacatttatatatttatatactgatacAACTTAAGAATAGAAAGGAATGTTTCTGGAGTTTAGATcacaagaaatcaataaaagattGGTTGAGG
The genomic region above belongs to Octopus bimaculoides isolate UCB-OBI-ISO-001 chromosome 2, ASM119413v2, whole genome shotgun sequence and contains:
- the LOC106868102 gene encoding E3 ubiquitin-protein ligase RING2 — translated: MANEVVHAPNKTWELTLYELHRTPQELITDSTEMAVSPRSLHNELMCPICLDMLKTTMTTKECLHRFCQECIITALRSGNKECPTCRKKLVSKRSLRPDPNFDALISKIYPSRDEYEAQQQRVLDKLNRHHNSTALTNSIEEGLRRQAENRVQRVRKLPLEGAPVYDAAFQNQQTTPLTSQSSQQQQLPSSTPGSQQQPSLSNNNNSTSNNSHHHHAQQQQQQQQQQQHHHHQQQHQQSSQQQSTSSSSSSSSLSSSNNSDVLNTTPSKRLKTSSEESSAENSVGEGSTEQQQLQEATVSDIELVFKPHPQDGDVVVDHSNTRYIKTTANATVDHLSKYLAIRLSVENGSLSTPAENNKYMIFIATSPGNFAHLNGSMTLDQVNDKYWKVNKPLEMFYSLQKKSGQDANSCTLSSTSSGSLCQVSSQKKSGGEK